GAGATTAAAAAATAATAGAATCGAATAAAATAAGAGAAGTAACGATAATAAGTAAAACAAAATAACTAATTATAGACAGGTAAAATGGAAAGTTATTAAAAGGACCACAAGAAAAAAAGTCAAGTGAAAAAAAGAAAAAGCatttaatatatatatttaaaatatatTCATATGCAGGACCTgccctctgcaggcaaaaggaatatgtccagatgttgcatctttttttaataaacaaaagTATAAGGGAAAGCTCATTGGTGCATTTGACACGGCAATGTCTCGACCAATCAAAGGTATTTGCCAACTAATCAGTACcctttttctcatgcagtataaattgttgtttgctTTGAAATGTTATATTCTTGCATCTCTCCTgatcagtgcaagatgaaaaggtTCAACAGCCTgtctcttttttttcagcaatactcaagttctgtactacaaaGCGACTATAAGATCTATTTCACAGATACATAACTAAATAAACAAATTATATTAGTAGGGTACGAGGAAATATGTTATCAATGTATTTCTTTGTGGTACTCAGTTCACAAAATTAACTCATGTTTTTCTTCAGCAATGGGCAGCTTCAGTTTTGTATTTTTGGTATTTAATTTAGTATTTTGTGAGAATTTAgagggttaaggggtgatctgatcaaagtattcaagatattagcaGGGAACGAcagggggctagattctccaccccgccgtgccacatttcagtTTCATCCCGGCGGCGGGATGCTCAATTACGCTGGCTgatcaatgggctttcccattgtggggcagctccacactgtcgggaaacccccgggctgccggcaaaacggagcatcccgccggcggagcccAGGTTAGATAAAGATAAAATATTTCCActgattggagattctaaaactagggagcatggtctaaaaattagggctggaccgttcaggagagatgttaggaagaatttctttgctcaaaggatggtagaggtttggaactctctcccaaaacagcagttgaagctcggtcagttgttaattttaaatctcagattaatagatttttgttaagcaaagatattaaaggatatgacccaaaggcaggtatatggagttaggccacagatcaaccatgagcatggtagcacagtggttagcacagttgcttcacagctccagggtcccaggttcgattcccggcttgggacactgttgtgcggagtttgcactttctccccgtgcctgcgtgggtttcttccgggtgctctggtttcctcccacagtccaaagatgtgcaggtgaggtggattggccatgctaaattgtccttagtgtccaaaaaggttgggtggggttatggggatagggtggaggtgtgggcttgggtagggtgctctttccaagggccgatgcacactcgatgggccgaatggcctccatctgcattgtagattctatgattttatgatctcattgaatggcggaacacgcctaaggggctgaatggcctactcctgttcctatgtttctccCAAGTTCCTATTGTTTTAATAAAGCATCATGGATTATTTACGCATTCTAAAAGCAACATGGGGTATATTTTAAAAGAACCAGGCAGATGCAATAAAATGCAACTTAGAATAAAGATGACATACATTATTTAAATACACAGCACTTGTGTATAAATGCCAAAATTGATATGTTGAAGTCTACAGAATAAATATGCTTTGCAAACATATTGGCCCATGCCCATAGCACacttaattttctttttttttattaccTGTACAATTATTTAAAAATCTTTGTTTTGTAGCAGTCCCAGTTGAATTGATCCACTGTAGCCCGCTGAGAATTGGACTCCACTGCTTCTGTTTTACGTAGGCAAAACAAGAGTCAATTTTGGAGATCATTGTCCCATGCTGAAAGATCATAAAGATGCCCATCCTGACACTGGGTTGCGCCAGTTTTCATGTGCCCTTGTCGGCCACATGAAACACATGTTTGGTCATCGCAGAACTTGTTGGGCTTGCTCCAATTGGGAATCTCCAGCAACCACTGTAGGCTAAGCAATACCTGCCAACTAAAGGTTAATTTGTTTTTGAGAAAGGGGAAAAAAATGTTCGCGTGGAGCCTGGAAGAGCAGAAGTACTCCTCCAGCACCATGTATACCATTGCCAGTTTAGTGTCAGTAGACAATTGCTACCCTAAATCTTGGGCTTATTACAGAAAGACAAAGTTTTAttacaaaataaaacaaaaaaccgaaagacgtgctgttaggtgaattggacattctgaattctccctctgcgtacccgaacaggcgccggaatgtggcgactcggggcttttcacagtaacttcattgcagtgttaatgtaagcctacttgtggcaataataataaagattatatcttTCAATTTGATATGGTTAAACACCAATTATCTTTGTTTCAAATGGAATTTGTATTATTTGTGCAATAATGTTTTGTTTCGGTGAAAGGCTAATATATATTTGAGTGCAGCTAAAGCCAGTAATTCAAAAACAACAGTCTAGCGAAACCGTGTGAGACTATTGTGATAAAAGGCTGCACTTTTAATATTAGTGATCTCAATGATGAATTATCTTGCTTTCCATTTGTGATTACATTTGAAAATCATCAGTTGGGCAAATTGAGCTGAGGTAGGGCAATATTGTTTACAATCATAAATGTATAGATTGGGTTTTGAAGAAAAAGGATTGATCCATAAATTACATATTTCCGTCAAGAACAATGTGCACTCAAATATGACACAAATATAGTCAACATAACAAAATACACTCAATGGTTACAATTAAATACATTCTGTGCTCTTTCCGCAGGATGACCCGAACTCTGTGCGCCCTGTGTATTTTTCTGTTCCTGTGGGGCTTTCTGTTGGGTACCACTGAGGGAGCTGGGAAGAAGAGAAATCGTAGCTCTCAAGGGGTTATCCCCTCACCAGACAAAGGACAACCAAACAACTCCGAGCAATCTGGGAACCGGAGTAATGTGGACGAGGTCTTGGAGTCAAGTCACGAGGCGCTGCACGTCACTGAGAGGAAGTATCTGAAACGGGACTGGTGCAAAACACAGCCGCTCAAGCAAACAATCCATGAAGAAGGCTGCAACAGCCGCACCATCATAAATAGGTTCTGTTACGGCCAATGTAATTCTTTCTACATACCAAGGCATGTCCGCAAGGAGGCAGGCTCCTTCCAGTCCTGCTCTTTCTGTAAGCCCAAAAGATTCACCACCATGACAGTCACCCTCAATTGTCCTGACCTGCAGCCATCAATTAAGAAGAAAAGAATCCAGAGAGTTAAACAGTGTCGCTGCATTTCAATAGACCTCAACTAATGCAACAATACCGCTACTAACATAACTCAGCAACGTACCACGTAATAATCCATAGGCAAAAATACTGGGACATGCAGTTATACATGTTTGTATCCTCCATTGTCTTTATTAGTTCAAGGAATTGGATTGAAATCCAAGCCCCCTGGTAGATAATTTCCACTGTGTGGAATGTGAATAGTCAGAGAGAAGGATATGAATATTTAAATAATTATTTCAAagcttttgttcaaaaagtttgggTATTTAATAATTAATTTTGGTTACATTGAGAGAGTTTGTGTTCATCATAATTCTGCCCATAATATTACATGGTTGACCAAAAGGTGGGTAATTCTGACATTGATAAAATTTACCGATGTTAATTGAAATCATTCTACACTAGATATCTCTAGCAGCCTGAAATGAAAAGGTATATGAACTGACAAAAATATCTAGAAGTTTGTTTAGGAATTTGCAGCGTGTCCTCACATGTCCTTTCATTGATTTGCATTCGGAGTGATAAGGTGGAGGAAAACTAACCAGCCCAGGCAAGGATCACATTCTAACACATCTTCTGCTCCCTGCTTCTGGGAAGAACCATTGCATTCATATTTGGCTGTTTTGACTTTAGGAGATGGCTGCATTTTAAGTATGATCTGAAACTGACCACTGAATGTGTACAGTAGCTCTAGACTCAAAAATGAAAAACAGCATAATTGACAAACCACTTTGCACCACTAAATATTCAACCCAATCTGTTATAAAAACATCACTAATCAACAGCCAGCTTTAATGTGCAGATTGCAAAAGCTCTTCTGCATATAAACCTCACTGAAAAGTGAAACTATGGGAAAGAGTTTCACATTTATTGTAATTTATGGTGGCGGGGGGCTGGTCATACATCCTTTATACAACTTGCCTGATTTTCATTTTGTTTTAATCAATGCAATGAGTATCAGATAGGTTCTATAAACATTATGTGATCCTCTCCTACTGTACATTACTTCACAGGTTGAAAGGACATAAATCTGCCCCGATTATCAGGTTATCCTTAAATGTCTACATTCTCCCTTTGGGTGTGTTTTATTTCAACTATTTTGAGATACTTGAAATATGTCCTGACACAGAACAAATAAAGAGCAAAATGTGGTGACTACTGCCACAATAATAAAATGCAACTGTATTTTGGCTTTTTATTCAATGCCCTTAGTAGAAGTATATATTATACTTGTTTTCCACTGtaaaaaatattattttttcaTTTACTCCTGTTAAATATTAAAATTCTGGGGTGAACAGCTAGCACAGTGGTGGGTACAATGCACTAGAGCACCAATGCACAATAACACAAATCTGTAGGATGTGAATTACTATCTGTAAAGCTCCACGTTATTGAAATCCTCATCTTAACCAGTTAGTGCGAGTAGATGGGGAATAGAACCCAGCAGCTTCCTCGTGGTGGGAATGAGAGTCATCTTTAGGCTTCTTTCATGCTGAAAAGCACACCTCAGAGCATCCCACTTGTTCTCTCATATATACTCAGCATAGCAcctggggtctctgtggaaagaacTGAGAAACATAATACACCTTGGTGAATGACAAAAGTTAGATTCACAGGTGATAAAGCACTTGTAGCAAGCACAGAAGACGGATCACAAGAATTAATAGACGGACTTGTAGCAGCGGGTATGAACTTTGGAACGTAAGTGAACATTAGCAAAGGTAATGCACATTGCAAGATCACCAAGAAATATTCATATACTCATAGAAGAGGACTAGAACAGGTACAGCAATTCAAATATTTATGCAGCATTTCTGCAGACAGAAATAATATCAAAGAAATAAGAACAAGGATTGCAATGGAAAAGGCACATATTGGTCAGAAGAGACGGCTGGGAACCAGAAAACTGAATCAACAACTCAAGGAACGACTTATAAAGAACTTTTTTTGGAGGGTCGCTTTGTAGGGATGTGAGACTTGAGAGAAGGGGAGACTAATGTGCTAAATAGCTTTGACATGTAGGTTTTGGGAGAGAATAGAACTGTTCAGTTGGGCAGGAAACAATGACAAACGATGAAGTGCCATGGAgggtgatggggctggtttagtacagtgggctaaacagttggcttgtaatgtacaacaaggccagcagcgtgggttcaattcccgtaccggcctccccgaacaggtgccggaatgtggcaacaaggggcttttcacagtaacttcattgaagcctacttgtgacaataagcgattatgatTATATTATTAAGTAAAGAAATTTGCTGAAGGTAATTAGAAACAGAGTTTGGGTGAGGCACACCTTAACTGAAAATGGATTAATAAGTAACATTATGGAGGGACGATTTTGTGGAGAACAGAGGATAGGGAAGGAGAATATCAATGTTGGATGGCTTGCAAACTGAAGGAAGTTATCGGAAAATGAAAAGACTGGCACAGGATAGAGAGACACGGAAAGACTACTGGAGCCAACAACCTGCCTTCAGGCTGAACGTGCATGATGATGACTGACAAAAACAAAGTAAAAACAAGAGTTGGTGGTGAAGAACTGGGATGTTTATTCTGGTAGATTGAGCTTTATTTTAGAATAAAAGCATTCAAGTTGCCCATGTTCCATTGCAAAATAAAAGCTATTCACATCAGTGCAAAGGTCTTTATTGTCCACAATCTTAAACTGTTAAAGGAGGTGGAAAGAATAATTGCATTCTTAATTGATTGCACTGTTTTGGAAGGCATATACAACTGTGGAGTTATACACAATGAGAACACATGCAGCCAGTTGGTAATGCTACTCTCCCCTATAGTATAAGCAGTTCTGCTTGGTATAGCCAGGCATCATGCGTAGTAATTAATTAGTTTGAGTCAACAATATTAAACAATGAGCACTGCATGTATTTATGCTTACTTGTGCATTGTAATGACTGTACTCATTTTATGGCATGTACTGCAGGTTTTGATGAGCTAGTTTATCTTCAGAGCCTCATCCAATTATAGTGAGCAAAACCAAGAAGTCATAAAGATTTTGTAATTGAACAGAATCAGATTTCATTCCAAGCGTTTTATATGCCATGTTAACCCTTAGTACACAAATAAAAACTAAAAACTACCTTCCTAAGTACCGTGTTCCATTTTATTCTCACCAGAAATTTGCTCCTTGCTGTGATTTTAATACATTGCTCACTCCTGTGGCTTCTCTTCGTCATAAAATATATTTAATTTATGAATAAAGGGTTCAAACTAATCATTCACTGAGGGTACTTCAAAACACGTCTTATAACTGTCTATGAATCAAGTGTTGCTGGTACATGCACTTTTTGGTAATTAAATCAAATATTTTTACATGTCAATAGTCAATTTGTTCATGAAAATTAAGAGTTCTTGCAGTCTGCGTTACAAAACTCTCAATGAAACTCAATATAATCGCAACAGTAGCTTTATTGAAAAATATAAAGACATTAAAATTTAAATAAATTAGACTATCTTAGAACATTTACTTAAAAGGTTCTCCTTAATAAATGATATTCTGAGTGGCACAGACTCACCCCTCACATCATTACAGTACTTACAAAATTGCTGACAGGTTTTATTAGATTCCAATAAAGTCATCATTCGTAGTGGAACACATTCTCCAGCAAGTGAAATAACCATGTAATACTCTTAATTTATCAGGATtagattttacttacttgaaacacAATAAACAGAACACAGAAAAACGGTTTGGATGAAAGTAGCAAAAGCAAATCTGAGCTTATGATTTAAAAATGCTCTCATATCATCAAATAGGACAGAATGGCTGACATTAATTTTAACTCTTTGGAATTCAAAAGacctgggatgggattctccagtccgccagacgtgttttctggtgcggtgcacccCCCCACATCCACCAGAAAcggaattctccgttcccacagccggccaatgggggggggggggggtggttggattctccgcacgccaacgccgaaattgcggccggcgccggttcgccgattctgcgggccccataCTATCCGAGTATGCCGCGCTGCCCAGTACCTTCATGGGGCCATTGATGGAGGCTTGCTCCGCCAttctccgctcccaaccggccgaagtcccgacggcgtggatctaatgaaGTCCAGCCAGTCGGGAAactagtgtggcggctgcggactcagtccgcggccgggaaatgtttgtgcgggcATTGAGGGTCAGGcacacggccgatcggggggtttattttcagggtccagctccgcggtccgggtcccccatggagcacagcgcagccgctggaggccggatGCGCgggctctgacccggaagtgcgggggctgtatctgcagcaaaaactgCTAGATCTACGTCAGGTCCCTGTAGCCCCCTGCAGGACTAGGAATTAGTGGTCCTTTCACGGCAGGAGAATCCAGCACGGGGTTCCCCATTATGGCCACCTCACGGCTTCAGGAAACCTGCGGGCatgggtgtgctgctggcggaCCAGAGGATCTCGCCGACAGAGAATTCTGCTGCTGACGTCAACATGTCTCAACTGAAGCATTTATGCTAGTATCGTGCATTAAACAAAAATGTAGAGTTGGTTGGCAAGCTTTTGAAGTTTTGCCCAGTCTACATGTTGACCTGATTTCATTTTATGCATCTATTCTGCTTAACACTAGGTTTCAAATATTAGAACTTCTCCAAGCTGAATGCTTAAACACTTAGTCCAACCTATAAGCTCCCAGGTCACTTACAAGTTCAGTGGCCCGTTGTGGGCCTCTAATTTGTATTGCTAATGTTGACAAGTCTTTTTGAAGTCACAGAAGATACTTGCACACACCGGATGATCTAATGATACAGGCTCTTAGCGGCAATCTTAGATCAGCCACTTTCTAATTACTTACTGAAACCAATCAAAATCAAAAAGCTTTACACAAGTCCATTTTCCAATTCAAACCATTTATCATACACTCACTATGTCCTTCTCACCTTCCTGGGTGTACCACAAAATAATTTAACACAATGACTTTGCTCGTATTTTGTGAAGGAAGTAGTTGTATTTCTATTTATATTCATCATGTTACTAAAGCATTGAACTTGCtctctgtgatgaatgatatctgtatacacatgtacctttaatgcgtcgtcctctttaagactgggtttggaaccctgggggactccacctccggctccatccccaaggaactgtatataaggttacgttcagtgggcagcgagcacacttctcggccgctgtctggttctctggtaattaaagcctttgaattatcaatcttctctctcgagtcgtaattgagggtatcttacTCTCATTAGGGCTTTACAGGAAACCAAGTTTAACATATTAATCTGCAAAATCATCCAGAACTAATTACTTGAAAAAATattgttttaaaaataatattcACAATGTCTAACGCACTACAAAACAGTTAATGATTTTTAATAAACTGTTCTTTAGCTGGGATTACAATATGTTCAAGCATAACACACTCAAACTGTCAtcatagtgtggctaatccacctaccctgcacatctattttgggttgtgggggtgagacccacgcagaaacagggagaatgtgcaaactccacacggactgtgacccgtgcccgggatcgaacccaggtcctcagtgccgtgaagcagtAGTGCTGCCCCTATAATAATCAATTTTATTAAGATTTTTACTTGGAACTTCAAACACATTTTTTGCAATTTTAGTCAACCGTACAGAAGCATAAATCGATAAACATTGATAATAACAAATGGATCATTTTATTTTAAAGTGCAATAAAAACATCTACAGACAATGTTTTTGATGGAAAGGAATAAACTCTggtaggaaagagtgcccccatggcccaggcccgcccgtggatcggtgggccccgatcgcgggccaggccactgtgggggcaccccccggggccagatcgccccgcgcccccccaggaccccggagcccggccacgccgccttgtcccgccattcaaaaggtggtttaatccacgccggcgggacaggcaatttatcggcgggaattcggcccatccgggccggagaatccaacgggggggcccgccaaccggcgcagcccgattcccgccccgccgaatatccagtgccagagacttcggcaaccggcgggggcggaattcacggcagcccccggcgattctccaacccggccgggggtcggagaatgacgccccatatatcATACACTCACTATGTCCTTTGACCTACCTGGACGTACCGCAAAATAATTtgccacaaggggcagcacggtagccttgtggatagcacaattgcttcacagctccagggtcccaggttcgattctggcttgggtcactgtctgtgcggagtctgcacatcctccccgtgtgtgcgtgggtttcctccgggtgctccggtttcctcccacagtccaaagatgtgcgggttaggtggattggccatgataaatttcccttagtgtccaaaattgcccttagtgttgggtggggttactgggttatggggatagggtggcggtgttgaccttgggtagggtgctctttccaagagccggtgcagactcgatgggctgaatggcctccttctgctctgtaaattctatgacaatgatTTTGCTTGTATTTTGTGAAGAAAGTAGTTGTATTTCTGTTTATATTCATCATGTTCCTAAAGCTTGAACTCGCTCTTATTAGGGCTTTACAGGAAACCAAGTTTAACATATTGATCTGCAACATCATCCAGAACTAATTATGTGaaaaaaaattgtgttaaaaataatattcacAATGTCTAACGCACTAAAAAAAAGTCAATGATTTTTAATAAACTATTCTTTAGCTGGGATTACAATATGTTCAAGCATAACACCCAAACTGTCATCATATTGCCGTCAATCCCCATTCATTCCAATTTTATGAATTGCATTTAATCTTTATGGACCAGCAAAACGGCATGGAAGAACAAAAAACATGAGTAGGGTTAGGGTTTATTTCCAAAACATTTTCATATTTTTTGTATTAAACAGCACCGTGTAAATCTGATCAACGGATGCTTGAAAGATCTGATTGTCTACTTTGATCGAGAAAAATTGCTATTTTGATCAGGCACTTTCACGTTTAACCTTTATGCATATTATAATAAAGGTTCGTAATAATCAAACTTATTAAGATTTTTACTTAGAACTTGAAATCCATATTCCTTTGTCAACCATACGAAGCATAAATCGATAAACATTGATAATAACAAATGGATCGTTTTATTTTAAAGTGCAATAAGAAACATCTACAGACAATGTTTTTGATGGAAAGGAATAAACTCTGGTAGGAAAACTTTGTGACTGTCATAAGTCCGAGATAATTTCTTGTAAGACAAAATACAGCTTGCTACATTGTTTACGGATACCAGTACAATTCTTGTACATAAGACAAGGAAGGTGTAGGTCTTCCCGACAGTTAAATCAAGATCACGATTCTGTGAATTTTAGAGGCTTTATCCTGCTGAAACATGTCACACTAGTTTCATAAACATTCTACGAATTTGCATTAAATGATTAAAAGCAATAGCAGCAATACAGAGGAGTATTATTGAACAGAACACAATAGACAATTATTTTCTCTGTGTGCCTTATGGATTAAAGTCATGAAATTGTTTATAAAAACTGGTTCTTAATTTTGCCACACATGGCACATAGAAGAAACCATTGTCCAATGTTCACTAATTCGCACAGATTATAGTGATTATGCACTTGAATTATTAGTATACTGCATTTCAACGTCAAGAATCCTTTAAAACAATGCAAAATGAATTAGCACTTGCAAAGATCTAGAACTTTGTCCCACTTTCTTTGGTAATGAAATAGATGCTCTATTATCTCTTGCAGTTGATATTATTTTCAGGAAATTTGAACTAAACTTTCACGCTCTAATTAAGAACTGCAACATTTTTGCAATTGTATACAGTTTTAATTAAATTACTTTTTGCAGTTGTTTTCGGTTTTAATTAAGTTTAATGAAACATCCTTTGCAACATAATGTTAATTGTACCTCATGGTTAAAATTTTAGTTCTACGAATGAATAAAATAACATCTTTTCACCAACAATCTATATGTTCCATATATTGAATTAATAAATAACTGTTATAACAGATAAAAAGGAAAAACACAATTAAATTGATGAAAGGAAACTGTTCATTGCCTCTTTGCTTAATTTATGAATGGCATTCATCACTGTTCACTGAACTTAAATCTACTAAAGGAAATAACCAAGAAATTTTGGTGAGTTTTTAATCACACTTCATTCACAATTTTTCCTTCATGTTTCTTGGGCTCTGCAAGTCATCACCGGACCGGTGTGTTGTTCAGTTGGTCATTTTTGAAGTGCTAGCCCAGGCAGTAAACAAGAGGTCAATGAGCGACATCATAGCTGAGCTCAGCCCTGCTCTCACATT
This genomic window from Scyliorhinus torazame isolate Kashiwa2021f chromosome 2, sScyTor2.1, whole genome shotgun sequence contains:
- the grem1a gene encoding gremlin-1a isoform X1, which encodes MMRLQDAVRMTQRMTRTLCALCIFLFLWGFLLGTTEGAGKKRNRSSQGVIPSPDKGQPNNSEQSGNRSNVDEVLESSHEALHVTERKYLKRDWCKTQPLKQTIHEEGCNSRTIINRFCYGQCNSFYIPRHVRKEAGSFQSCSFCKPKRFTTMTVTLNCPDLQPSIKKKRIQRVKQCRCISIDLN
- the grem1a gene encoding gremlin-1a isoform X2, whose translation is MTRTLCALCIFLFLWGFLLGTTEGAGKKRNRSSQGVIPSPDKGQPNNSEQSGNRSNVDEVLESSHEALHVTERKYLKRDWCKTQPLKQTIHEEGCNSRTIINRFCYGQCNSFYIPRHVRKEAGSFQSCSFCKPKRFTTMTVTLNCPDLQPSIKKKRIQRVKQCRCISIDLN